In one Tripterygium wilfordii isolate XIE 37 chromosome 22, ASM1340144v1, whole genome shotgun sequence genomic region, the following are encoded:
- the LOC119991829 gene encoding uncharacterized protein LOC119991829, protein MDPPPPSQQHLRSKENDSENNPQMFSSNPIQWPTEFPFASPSMHPAQAAAFAQFYQQQFLTHHNPFNNFLGGVSNTEYQPVDPHSSSCPNTHTNTVVNHSYSEAQPPSTQNTSRSTQATNRKSPNWKINEDVALCQSWIRISEDPIVGNGQAHDACWLSIWKEFKQGVHGTERPQRACENR, encoded by the coding sequence ATGGATCCCCCACCTCCCTCCCAACAGCATCTCCGCTCTAAAGAAAATGATAGCGAAAATAACCCCCAAATGTTTTCTTCCAATCCTATCCAATGGCCAACTGAATTCCCTTTCGCCTCGCCCTCAATGCATCCCGCTCAAGCAGCAGCGTTTGCACAATTCTATCAACAACAATTTCTCACACATCATAATCCTTTCAATAACTTCTTAGGAGGTGTTTCCAACACCGAATACCAACCAGTAGATCCTCATTCCTCCTCGTGCCCCAACACACATACTAATACAGTAGTTAACCATTCATACTCTGAAGCCCAACCCCCTTCAACTCAAAATACTTCACGTTCCACACAAGCTACAAACCGAAAATCCCCAAACTGGAAAATTAATGAGGATGTGGCACTATGTCAATCTTGGATTCGTATTTCTGAGGACCCAATTGTGGGGAATGGTCAAGCTCATGATGCTTGCTGGTTATCCATTTGGAAAGAATTCAAACAGGGTGTGCATGGGACAGAACGTCCCCAACGGGCTTGTGAGAATAGATAG
- the LOC119992062 gene encoding chitinase 2-like, whose protein sequence is MDSSKTLLLLALLITSLSVQSASANLKLFREYIGAEDKGVTFSDIPINPEVEVHFILSFAIDYTTSSSSVSPTDGNFKVYWDTENLSPSHVSFIKARHPNVKIAMSLGGDTISKDKPVYFQPISVKSWVRNAIKSITKIVEEYDLDGIDIDYEHFNADEDTFAECIGQLLFHLKQGRVVSFASIAPYENSTVQLHYSTLWRKYSHLIDYVNFQFYAYDKGTTVPQFMKYFETQSSNYGGGKVLVSLGTDGSGGLSPEKGFFDACNMLKELNKLNGIFIWSADDSKSAGFPYEKESLNLLASLN, encoded by the coding sequence ATGGATTCCTCCAAAACCCTTCTCCTTCTAGCCCTCCTCATAACTTCTTTATCAGTTCAATCAGCCTCAGCAAACCTGAAGCTCTTTAGAGAGTACATCGGAGCTGAAGACAAGGGCGTTACGTTCTCAGACATACCGATTAATCCTGAAGTTGAAGTTCACTTCATTCTATCCTTTGCCATTGACTACACAACCTCATCTTCCTCTGTATCTCCAACGGATGGCAATTTCAAAGTGTATTGGGACACAGAAAACCTCTCCCCTTCTCatgtttctttcatcaaagctcGCCATCCTAATGTCAAGATAGCCATGAGTCTTGGAGGAGACACAATATCCAAAGACAAACCAGTTTATTTTCAGCCCATATCAGTCAAGTCTTGGGTTAGAAATGCCATCAAATCCATAACAAAGATTGTAGAAGAGTATGATTTGGATGGAATCGACATCGACTACGAACACTTCAATGCAGATGAAGATACATTTGCTGAATGTATTGGGCAGCTTCTCTTCCACCTCAAACAAGGACGCGTCGTCTCATTTGCATCAATAGCACCATATGAAAATAGTACTGTGCAGCTACATTACTCGACTCTGTGGAGAAAGTACAGTCATCTAATCGACTATGTAAACTTCCAGTTTTATGCCTATGATAAAGGGACAACAGTTCCTCAGTTCATGAAATATTTTGAGACACAGAGCTCCAATTATGGAGGTGGTAAAGTGTTGGTGAGCTTGGGAACTGATGGAAGTGGGGGCTTATCTCCAGAAAAAGGGTTTTTTGATGCCTGCAATATGCTTAAAGAATTGAACAAACTTAATGGGATATTTATATGGTCAGCAGATGACTCCAAGAGTGCTGGGTTTCCTTATGAGAAGGAATCACTAAACCTTTTGGCCAGCTTAAACTAg
- the LOC119992060 gene encoding laccase-17-like produces MGALHFQSPVFMGLILFSFVTLCLFPQPALAMTRHYKFDILLQNVTRLCHTKSMVTVNGQFPGPRIVAREGDQLLIRVINHVQNNISIHWHGIRQLQSGWADGPAYITQCPIQTGQSYVYNYTIVGQRGTLWWHAHISWLRSTVYGPIIILPKRGVPYPFEKPYKEVPIIFGEWFNADTEAVVNQALQTGGGPNVSDAYTINGLPGPLYNCSAKDTFKLKVKPGKTYLLRLINAALNDELFFSIANHTLTVVDADAVYVKPFETEILLIAPGQTTNVLLKTKPHFPNATFFMEARPYATGLGTFDNSTVAGIVEYEAPSHTLHSSFSIKKLPLFKPVLPPLNDTSFATNFTNRLRSLASSQYPANVPQKVDKQFFFTVSLGTNPCPSNQTCQGPNGTMFAASVNNVSFAMPSTALLQAHHFGLSNSVYSSNFPTRPVPFNYTGTPPNNTMVGNGTKLLVIPFNTSVELIMQDTSILGAESHPLHLHGFNFFVVGQGFGNFDPKKDPANFNLVDPVERNTVGVPSGGWVAIRFLADNPGVWFMHCHLEVHTSWGLKMAWVVLDGNLPNQKLLPPPADLPKC; encoded by the exons atgggtGCTTTGCATTTTCAATCTCCAGTGTTTATGGGACTGATTCTCTTCTCATTTGTCACATTATGTCTCTTTCCTCAGCCTGCTCTTGCCATGACCAGACACTACAAGTTTGAT ATCTTGTTGCAAAATGTGACGCGGCTTTGTCACACTAAGAGCATGGTGACGGTGAACGGGCAGTTTCCAGGTCCCCGCATTGTAGCTAGAGAGGGTGATCAACTCCTTATCAGAGTGATTAATCATGTTCAGAACAATATCTCCATCCATTG GCATGGCATTCGACAGCTTCAAAGCGGGTGGGCTGATGGACCAGCATATATAACTCAATGCCCTATACAAACAGGGCAGAGCTATGTGTACAACTACACCATTGTTGGCCAAAGAGGCACTCTCTGGTGGCATGCTCACATTTCATGGCTAAGATCAACTGTCTATGGTCCTATCATTATTCTTCCTAAGCGCGGAGTTCCTTATCCGTTTGAAAAACCTTATAAAGAAGTCCCCATCATCTTTG GAGAGTGGTTCAATGCAGATACAGAGGCAGTCGTCAATCAGGCTCTCCAAACTGGTGGAGGCCCAAATGTCTCTGATGCCTATACCATCAATGGACTTCCAGGGCCATTGTACAATTGTTCTGCCAAAG ACACATTTAAGCTGAAGGTGAAGCCAGGGAAGACTTATCTTCTTCGCCTGATCAACGCTGCACTCAACGACGAGCTTTTCTTCAGCATAGCTAACCACACCCTAACAGTCGTTGATGCGGATGCTGTTTATGTCAAACCTTTTGAAACTGAAATACTTCTAATTGCTCCTGGACAGACCACAAATGTGCTTCTTAAGACCAAACCTCACTTCCCCAATGCCACCTTCTTCATGGAAGCAAGACCATATGCGACAGGACTTGGCACTTTTGACAATTCAACTGTTGCTGGCATTGTAGAATATGAAGCCCCATCTCATACCCTTCACTCCAGCTTCTCTATCAAAAAACTTCCACTCTTTAAACCTGTTTTGCCTCCTCTAAATGACACTTCCTTTGCTACAAACTTCACTAACAGACTTCGAAGCTTAGCGAGTTCACAATATCCTGCCAATGTGCCCCAAAAGGTAGATAAGCAGTTTTTCTTCACTGTAAGCCTTGGAACTAATCCCTGCCCAAGTAACCAAACCTGCCAAGGACCTAATGGAACAATGTTTGCAGCTTCAGTTAACAATGTTTCTTTTGCAATGCCAAGTACTGCTCTGCTTCAAGCTCACCATTTTGGGCTATCAAATAGTGTATACTCCTCTAATTTTCCTACTCGCCCCGTGCCATTTAACTACACCGGAACACCACCAAATAATACAATGGTAGGAAATGGAACAAAGCTACTAGTGATTCCTTTTAACACTAGTGTGGAGTTAATTATGCAGGATACTAGCATACTTGGTGCTGAGAGCCATCCTCTTCATCTCCACGGATTCAATTTCTTCGTCGTTGGTCAAGGTTTTGGGAATTTTGATCCGAAAAAGGACCCTGCAAACTTCAATCTTGTTGATCCAGTGGAAAGGAACACTGTTGGTGTGCCTTCCGGTGGTTGGGTGGCCATTCGGTTTCTAGCGGACAATCCAG GAGTATGGTTCATGCATTGCCATCTTGAAGTCCACACTAGCTGGGGTTTGAAGATGGCTTGGGTTGTTCTGGATGGAAATCTTCCCAACCAGAAGTTGCTTCCACCACCAGCTGATCTTCCCAAGTGTTGA
- the LOC119992063 gene encoding embryo-specific protein ATS3A-like, which produces MATKKSKGFIFTCCAFLLAIIAGGESLSLAENKRNCSYAVTIETTCTKGADTSNHVSLRFGDKKSNDIVVHHLDSKHVRKLDPLQPVVLDDVSRKPFQACNVDQFQVTGPCVDSQVCYLYLKLAGNDDWRPGFAQVRVLEGPRLSSNYFYFRRYLPRHVWHGHDVCDRELTPFGVQHKRKVFVKKPSTHF; this is translated from the exons atggCAACTAAGAAGTCTAAAGGGTTTATCTTCACATGCTGTGCGTTCTTGCTTGCCATAATTGCAGGAGGTGAAAGTCTCAGCCTTGCAGAAAATAAG aGAAATTGTAGCTACGCGGTCACCATAGAAACAACATGCACCAAAGGGGCAGATACCTCGAACCATGTCAGTCTCAGATTTGGAGACAAAAAATCTAACGACATTGTGGTGCACCACCTTGACTCAAAGCATGTAAGAAAACTAGACCCACTGCAGCCGGTGGTCCTAGACGATGTGTCTAGAAAGCCATTTCAAGCCTGTaatgttgatcaattccaagtGACTGGTCCATGTGTGGATTCACAAGTTTGCTACCTATACCTGAAGTTGGCCGGAAATGATGACTGGAGACCGGGTTTCGCGCAGGTTCGGGTATTAGAAGGACCTCGTCTCAGCTCGAATTATTTCTATTTTCGCCGGTACTTGCCCAGGCATGTTTGGCATGGACATGATGTGTGTGATAGAGAGCTCACCCCTTTTGGAGTCCAGCATAAGAGAAAGGTCTTTGTAAAGAAACCATCTacacatttttaa
- the LOC119992059 gene encoding putative respiratory burst oxidase homolog protein H, whose protein sequence is MGSATSDDSNKWMLESIQIDKMVDVNIDDDSSSSIASKTANETSFRRTISNVRKRSGPLPPRPKMDRTASCAAKGLQSLRFLDRTVTGKEMDAWRSIERRFFQYAIDGRLYRDKFGVCIGMGDSKEFAGEIFDAIARRKGIDATQGINKDQVKMFWEDMTKRDLDSRLQIFFDMCDKNGDGKLSEDEVKEVILLSASANKLSNLKQQAETYASLIMEELDPDHNGYIEMCHLEALMRGMVGNEDGKKLNTKTHTLTRAMIPKRYRTPVSRFFSLTIELLHENWRRIWVVALWLVINAVLFIWKFKEFEKSVTFQISGSCVCLAKGSAEALKLNMALILVPVCRKTLTMLRSTFLNNFVPFDDHINFHKVIALGIVIETVIHTAAHMLCNFQRMSSYPRDKFMELVGPAFHYKPPTYISFIESVPGATGIFMIIIMAFSFTLATSYFRRNIVKLPGIFHNLAGFNSFWYAHHLLAVAYLLLLMHGYYLIIEKPWYTKTTWMYLAVPVTCYATERLILTKIQEHSHGVNVIRAVIYTGNVLALYMTKPPGFKYKSGMYLFVKCPDLSTFEWHPFSITSAPGDDYLSVHIRTLGDWTTELKNLFEKVCEPPAAKPRRGNLVRLETKAISSPNFDKIQAEFPKILVKGPYGAPAQNFKKFDILLLVGLGIGATPFISIIKDLLNYIKPNESSTLAEQPTKGPERAYFYWVTREQGSFEWFKGVMDEIAEYDHNHIIEMHNYLTSVYEEGDARSALIAMVQKLQHAKNGVDIVSDSRIRTHFARPNWKKVFSNLATTHQSSRIGVFYCGSATLTKPLKRLCQEFSLNTTTRFQFYKENF, encoded by the exons ATGGGGTCGGCTACCAGCGATGATTCAAATAAATGGATGCTAGAAAGCATTCAGATTGACAAAATGGTTGATGtaaatattgatgatgattcaaGCAGCAGCATTGCATCCAAAACCGCTAATGAGACATCTTTCAGGAGGACAATTAGTAATGTAAGGAAGAGAAGTGGACCTCTTCCTCCACGACCAAAGATGGATAGGACGGCGTCTTGTGCTGCGAAGGGGCTTCAAAGTTTGCGGTTCCTCGATAGGACAGTCACAGGGAAGGAAATGGACGCGTGGAGATCCATCGAGAGGCGGTTTTTTCAATATGCAATTGATGGGAGGCTCTATAGGGACAAATTCGGGGTCTGCATTG gaatgGGAGATTCCAAGGAATTTGCAGGGGAAATTTTTGATGCCATTGCTAGGCGGAAGGGAATAGACGCGACACAAGGTATAAACAAGGATCAAGTCAAAATGTTTTGGGAAGATATGACTAAAAGAGATCTTGATTCTCGACTTCAAATTTTTTTCGACAT GTGTGACAAAAATGGGGATGGGAAGTTGTCAGAGGATGAAGTGAAAGAG GTTATACTGTTGAGTGCATCTGCAAACAAGCTCTCAAATCTGAAACAGCAAGCGGAGACATACGCGTCTTTAATCATGGAAGAGCTTGACCCTGATCACAATGGATATATAGAG ATGTGCCACCTTGAAGCTCTAATGAGAGGAATGGTGGGTAATGAAGATGGTAAAAAGCTCAATACCAAGACACATACTCTCACAAGAGCTATGATTCCGAAAAGATACAGAACTCCTGTTAGCAGATTCTTTTCCTTAACCATAGAATTACTGCATGAGAACTGGAGAAGAATTTGGGTTGTTGCATTGTGGTTAGTGATAAACGCGGTCCTTTTCATTTGGAAGTTTAAGGAGTTTGAGAAATCGGTGACATTCCAAATCTCTGGTTCCTGTGTCTGCCTTGCCAAAGGTTCTGCTGAGGCGCTTAAGCTCAATATGGCTCTCATTTTAGTACCTGTGTGTAGAAAAACTCTAACAATGCTTAGATCAACATTTCTCAATAACTTCGTACCTTTTGATGACCATATAAACTTCCACAAGGTGATTGCACTAGGAATTGTGATCGAAACTGTTATTCACACAGCAGCGCATATGCTTTGTAATTTTCAGAGAATGAGTTCATACCCAAGAGATAAATTCATGGAACTTGTTGGTCCCGCATTCCATTACAAGCCGCCAACATATATATCCTTTATAGAATCCGTTCCAGGTGCAACTGGGATTTTTATGATCATTATAATGGCCTTTTCGTTCACGCTGGCGACGAGCTATTTCAGAAGGAACATAGTCAAGTTACCAGGGATTTTTCACAATTTGGCAGGGTTTAACTCCTTCTGGTATGCGCATCATTTGCTTGCTGTGGCCTATCTCCTGCTATTAATGCATGGCTACTACTTAATTATTGAGAAGCCATGGTATACGAAGACG ACATGGATGTACCTTGCAGTACCAGTAACATGTTATGCTACAGAAAGATTAATCCTCACAAAGATTCAAGAACACTCGCATGGCGTTAATGTCATTAGG GCAGTAATATATACTGGAAATGTTCTTGCACTTTACATGACCAAGCCTCCAGGATTCAAGTATAAAAGTGGCATGTATCTTTTCGTCAAGTGCCCGGATTTGTCAACTTTTGAATG GCATCCGTTCTCGATTACTTCTGCACCAGGAGATGATTACTTGAGTGTCCATATACGAACCTTGGGAGACTGGACTACAGAACTCaagaatttatttgaaaag GTTTGTGAGCCTCCAGCAGCTAAACCCAGAAGGGGAAATCTAGTGAGACTCGAAACGAAAGCAATTTCGAGCCCAAATTTCGATAAAATACAAGCAGA ATTTCCAAAGATCCTCGTCAAGGGACCATACGGAGCTCCAGCTCAGAATTTCAAGAAGTTTGACATATTACTGCTGGTTGGTCTAGGCATTGGAGCAACTCCATTCATCAGCATCATAAAAGATCTTCTTAACTACATCAAACCAAACGAATCCAGTACG TTAGCAGAGCAACCCACAAAGGGTCCTGAAAGAGCATACTTTTATTGGGTAACCAGGGAACAAGGCTCCTTTGAATGGTTCAAGGGTGTCATGGATGAAATCGCGGAGTACGATCACAAT CATATCATAGAAATGCACAACTACTTAACTAGTGTATATGAAGAAGGAGATGCTCGGTCTGCGCTCATCGCCATGGTGCAGAAACTACAACATGCTAAGAATGGGGTTGACATTGTGTCAGATAGCAGG ATAAGAACACATTTTGCAAGACCAAACTGGAAGAAGGTGTTCTCTAATTTGGCAACGACACATCAGTCTTCTCGGATCG GTGTTTTCTACTGTGGAAGTGCCACACTAACCAAACCACTGAAGCGTCTTTGCCAGGAATTTAGCTTGAATACTACGACTCGGTTCCAGTTTTACAAAGAGAACTTTTAG